The nucleotide window GGCACACGAACTGCCCGAAGGCGTTGTACAGAAAGCCCAGGAACTGGATCTCGACCACCGGCCGTTCGCCGCGCATGGCCATGCCGACGGCGGCGCCGATGAGGCCGTTTTCCGACAGCGGCGTGTCGATGACGCGCTCGCCGCCGAAGGCGTCGTACAGGCCCTCGGTGGCGCGAAACACGCCGCCGATGGGGCCGATGTCGTAGCCCATGACGCGCACGCGCGGGTCGTGGGCCAGCTCGTCGCGCAGGGCCTGGTTGACGGCCTGCACCAGGTTCAGATCGGTGGTTCCGGTGGTCGGCGCGTTCATGCCAGGGTCTCCGGGTCGATGCTGGTGAACGGATTGGCGCCGCTCAGTTCCGCCGCCAGCTCCCGCTGCTGCAGGCGCAGGTGCCAGCCCGGATCGCCGTGCAACTGGCTGTCGAACATGGTCATCGGGTCCGAGCGCGGCAGTGCCAGTGCCCGCGCCGCGGCGGCCTGGACTTCGGCCAGGCACTCGGCCTCGTACTGCTCGCGCAGCGCCTCGGTGAACAGGCCGCGGGCCGTCAGGTAAGCCTCGAAGCGCGGGCGCGGGTCGAACTGTTTCCAGTGTTCGGCCAGCGCCTGGTCGCGATAGACCTCGGCGCTGTCGGAGGTGTTGTGGTCCACCACGCGGTAGGTGACCGCCTCGATCAGCGTCGGGCCGCTGCCGCTGCGGGCGCGGTCCACCGCCTCGCGCGTCTTCTGGTACATGGCCAGCACGTCGTTGCCGTCCACCCGCTCGCCGGGCAGGCCGTGGGCCAGCGCCTTGTGGGCGAAGGTGGGCGCCGCGTGCTGGCGGTGTGCGGGCGTGGAAATTGCCCACTGGTTGTTGTGGACCACGACGACCAGCGGCGCCTTGAACACGGCGGCGAAGTTCAGCGCATCGTGAAAATCACCCTCGCTGGTCGAGCCCTCGCCGGTGAAGGCCAGCGTCACCGTGTCGCGGCCGTTCAGCTTGTCGGCCATGGCCGAGCCTGCGCCATTTAGCACATTGGTGCCCAGGATCACGCCGTAGGGGGTGAAGGTGACACCCGGCGGGCGCTCCATCGGCAGATGTTCGGCGACGGTCTCGGGCGCGCCGCCGCGCAGGATGGCCAGCGTGCGGTCCATCGGCACGCCCCAGTACAGGTGCGCCGCGAACTGCCGGTAGGACGGAAAGCACCAGTCGCCTTCGCGAAGCGCCGCCGCGGCCCCCAGGCCCACGGCTTCCTCGTAGGTGGACTGCGCGGTCACGCTCAGCTCGCCACGGCGCTGCATGCGGATGGTGTGTGTCTCGTAGGCGCGCGTCTGCACCAGCGCGCGGTACATGCGCAGCAGCGTGGCGTCGTCCAGATCCGGCGCCTCCCCGACCAGCCCGCCATCGGGCGCCAGGATGCGGAAAAAATCCTCGTCCGGGGCCTGCTCCGCCCACTTGTGCTGTCCCATCGCTGCCTCCTCGTCCGCCGGCCCGAACGACCGGCCGGCCTATAATGCCATCGACCTCAATCAGCGCCGGGCAGGCGCCTTCGGCCATCAAGGACGGATCATGATCGACTCCCCGCTGCTGCCGCATCTGGACGCTTACATCGACGGCCGCTGGACCAAGCCGGCCGCCGGCAAGACCTTCAAGGTCATCAACCCCGCCACCGGCGACCACCTGGCCGACGTGGCCTCGCTGGGCCGTGACGAAGTGCTGTCCGCCATCAGCGCCGCCAAGCAGGCGCTGCGCACGCCGTCGACTTTCGAGCAGCGCCATGCGTGGCTGACCGGCATCGCCCAGGCGCTGCGCGAGCACCGCGAGGAAATCGGCCGCATCCTGACCCTGGAGCACGGCAAGCCGTGGAAGGAGGGCGCCGGCGAGGCCGACTACGCAGCCGGCTTTTTCGCCTACTGCGCCGAGCACCTGGACCTGCTCAAGCCGCGCAAGCTGGCCGAGCGGCCGCGCGGCTGCGAATGGACCGTGCAGTACCGCCCGGCCGGCGTGGTGGGGCTGATCGTGCCGTGGAACTTCCCGATCGGCATGATCGCCAAAAAACTCTCGGCCGCCATCGCCGCCGACTGCGCCAGCGTCATCAAGCCGGCCTCCAAGACCCCGCTGACCATGCTGGCGCTGTTCACGCTGCTGGATCAGGTCGTCAAGCTGCCGGCCGGGCGCGCCAACCTGGTGATGGGCTCGGCCGGCATGATCGGCGATACGCTGCTCGGCCACCCCGACGTGGCGGTGATCAGCTTCACCGGCTCCACCGAAGTCGGCCGCGAGCTGATCGAGAAAAGCGCGCCGCTGGTCAAGCGCCTGACCCTGGAGCTGGGCGGCAATGCGCCGTTCATCGTTTATGAGGATGCCGACCTCGACCACGCCGCCGACCAGCTGATGGCGAGCAAATTCCGCGGCAACGGCCAGACCTGCGTGTGCGCCAACCGCGTGTACGTGCAGCGCAGCGTGGTCGATGCGTACCTGGAAAAGGTCGTCGCGCGGGTGAAGAAGCTCAAGCTGGGCAACGGCATGGATGCGGATACCGACATCGGCCCGCTGGTGGACCGCGCCGGCTACGAGAAAGTGCGCTTTCACGTCGAGGACGCCCTGGCCAAGGGCGCGACCCTGCTGGTCGGCGGCGGCGCTCAGCCGATCGACACCGAATGGGGCGGATTTCACCCCCCGACCGTTGTGCGCGGCGTGACCCACGACATGGCCTGCTGCAAGGAAGAAACCTTCGGCCCGCTGGTGCCGGTGATCGAGTTCGACACCGAGGCGCAGGTGCTGGACATGGCCAACGACACCGAGTTCGGCCTGGCCGCCTACGTGTTCACCCGCGACGAGGCCCGCGCCCAGCGCTCCATCATGGCGCTGCAGTTCCAGCACGTCGGCTGGAACACCGGCTCCGGCCCCACCCCGGAAGCGCCATTCGGCGGCATCAAACAATCCGGCTTCGGCCGCGAGGGCGGCGCCGAGGGCATCTACGAGTTCGCCGAGGCGCAGACCGTGCCGCGCGGGGCATGAAGCAACGCGGAAGCATTCAGCGTTTCACGCAGCGCAGGAATGCGCCCTTAAATGAAACTACCGCAGCGCCTGCGGCGTCGCCAATCGCGAGTCGCTCATACCAATGCTGCGGCTATGGTTGGCAGTCGGCCACTTGATGTCTGGCTGCAGCGCATAGCACATCTTACGCAAGTAGGTTTATTACTGTTGGGCGTGTTCGGATACTTCTACACGGTCTTACCGGTCTTTCAGAATCAGCAGCTGGAAGAGCAAGCCGCCCGACTCGAGATTGAAAAAGCAGACGCCCAGCGTCGACTTGATGAACTTCTTGTCGAGCAGCAGCGAGTGAGTCGGGACACGTCATTGCTTCGCGAGAGGTGGAAAAAGGAATTGGAGAGAAACGCTCAGCTATCTACTAGTGCAAGCGATGCCCGAAAACAGGAACTTCTTGCGATACAACGTGCCAGAGATGCTGAACGAGCCTTGCAAGCGCAGGTAAAGTCGCTCGACTCAGCCCGATGGGAGCTTGTGTTGCTCGACGTCTTGCGCGCATACATGCTTCCCTCTATCAAAAATTTCGCTAGGGACTGGTCAACGCACCTTGAAGGCTCTGATCTTATCCGGGCAGAAGAATCTGAATGGCCGCGCCCATATGTTGCGCTAGTCGAATCAGTGGAAGTGGCCAAGACGATGCGAGGTGGCGATCAAGTACCAGCAAGCTACTACTCTGAACTTCAAGCATTCATAGAGTCGCGTCGATCCGCACTGCAATGCACAATGCCCGACTTTTCTGGGCTTGCAGCGAGCTACCAAATGCAACGCTCAGCGCTTGAATCGACAGTTGAGGTGGAGACA belongs to Immundisolibacter sp. and includes:
- a CDS encoding NAD-dependent succinate-semialdehyde dehydrogenase → MIDSPLLPHLDAYIDGRWTKPAAGKTFKVINPATGDHLADVASLGRDEVLSAISAAKQALRTPSTFEQRHAWLTGIAQALREHREEIGRILTLEHGKPWKEGAGEADYAAGFFAYCAEHLDLLKPRKLAERPRGCEWTVQYRPAGVVGLIVPWNFPIGMIAKKLSAAIAADCASVIKPASKTPLTMLALFTLLDQVVKLPAGRANLVMGSAGMIGDTLLGHPDVAVISFTGSTEVGRELIEKSAPLVKRLTLELGGNAPFIVYEDADLDHAADQLMASKFRGNGQTCVCANRVYVQRSVVDAYLEKVVARVKKLKLGNGMDADTDIGPLVDRAGYEKVRFHVEDALAKGATLLVGGGAQPIDTEWGGFHPPTVVRGVTHDMACCKEETFGPLVPVIEFDTEAQVLDMANDTEFGLAAYVFTRDEARAQRSIMALQFQHVGWNTGSGPTPEAPFGGIKQSGFGREGGAEGIYEFAEAQTVPRGA
- a CDS encoding thiamine pyrophosphate-dependent enzyme, producing MGQHKWAEQAPDEDFFRILAPDGGLVGEAPDLDDATLLRMYRALVQTRAYETHTIRMQRRGELSVTAQSTYEEAVGLGAAAALREGDWCFPSYRQFAAHLYWGVPMDRTLAILRGGAPETVAEHLPMERPPGVTFTPYGVILGTNVLNGAGSAMADKLNGRDTVTLAFTGEGSTSEGDFHDALNFAAVFKAPLVVVVHNNQWAISTPAHRQHAAPTFAHKALAHGLPGERVDGNDVLAMYQKTREAVDRARSGSGPTLIEAVTYRVVDHNTSDSAEVYRDQALAEHWKQFDPRPRFEAYLTARGLFTEALREQYEAECLAEVQAAAARALALPRSDPMTMFDSQLHGDPGWHLRLQQRELAAELSGANPFTSIDPETLA